Proteins from a genomic interval of Lelliottia amnigena:
- the modC gene encoding molybdenum import ATP-binding protein ModC: MLELNFTQTLGNHTLTLNETLPASGITAVFGVSGAGKTSLINAISGLTRPQTGRIALNDRVLNDVEKKIYLAPEKRRIGYVFQDARLFPHYNVRGNLRYGMAKSMAGQFDKLVALLGIETLLERLPSSLSGGEKQRVAIGRALLTAPELLLLDEPLASLDIPRKRELLPYLQRLAREINIPMLYVSHSLDEILHLADKVLVLENGSVKAFGNLEEVWGSSVMHPWLPKEQQSSVLKVSVLEHHPHYAMTALALGDQHLWVNKIEKPLQTALRIRIQASDVSLVLQPPLQSSIRNILRAKVAQCFDDNGQVEVQLEIGSKTLWARISPWARDELGIKPGLWLYAQIKSVSITT; the protein is encoded by the coding sequence ATGCTGGAACTCAATTTCACCCAAACGCTGGGCAACCACACGTTGACGCTCAACGAAACGCTGCCTGCGTCAGGGATCACCGCCGTTTTTGGCGTATCGGGCGCGGGTAAAACGTCGCTTATCAACGCGATTAGCGGCCTGACGCGTCCGCAAACGGGCCGCATTGCCCTTAACGATCGCGTGCTAAATGACGTCGAAAAGAAGATTTACCTGGCCCCTGAGAAGCGCCGTATTGGCTACGTGTTTCAGGATGCGCGCCTGTTCCCGCATTACAACGTGCGCGGCAATTTGCGCTACGGCATGGCGAAAAGCATGGCCGGACAGTTTGATAAGCTGGTGGCGCTGCTCGGAATTGAAACCTTACTTGAGCGTCTGCCGTCGTCGCTTTCGGGAGGGGAAAAACAGCGCGTCGCCATTGGTCGTGCCCTGCTCACCGCGCCAGAACTGCTGCTCTTGGATGAGCCGCTGGCCTCGCTCGACATCCCGCGTAAGCGTGAACTGTTACCGTATCTCCAGCGTCTGGCGCGCGAAATTAACATTCCGATGCTGTATGTCAGCCATTCTCTGGATGAGATTTTACATCTGGCAGACAAAGTGCTGGTGCTGGAAAATGGCAGCGTCAAAGCCTTTGGCAATCTGGAAGAGGTGTGGGGCAGCAGCGTCATGCACCCGTGGTTGCCGAAAGAGCAACAAAGTAGCGTGCTGAAAGTGAGCGTGCTGGAGCACCACCCGCACTACGCCATGACGGCGCTGGCGCTGGGCGATCAGCATCTGTGGGTCAATAAGATTGAAAAACCGTTGCAGACCGCGCTGCGGATCCGCATTCAGGCGTCTGACGTTTCGCTGGTGCTGCAACCGCCGCTGCAATCCAGTATCCGCAATATTCTGCGCGCCAAAGTGGCGCAATGTTTCGACGATAACGGACAGGTGGAAGTCCAGCTCGAAATCGGCAGCAAGACGCTCTGGGCGCGCATCAGCCCGTGGGCCAGGGATGAACTCGGTATCAAGCCTGGCCTGTGGCTGTACGCGCAAATCAAGAGCGTCTCGATCACCACCTGA
- the ywpJ gene encoding phosphotransferase produces the protein MTSRVIALDLDGTLLTPQKTLLPSSLEALKRAQEAGYQLLIVTGRHHVAIHPFYQALALDTPAICCNGTYLYDYQTKKVLESDPLPVTQALQLIDLLDEHAVHGLMYVDDAMLYERPTGHVIRTRNWALTLPEAQRPVFTQVSTLRESAQEVNAIWKFALTDENTQKLNEFAAHVEQTLGLACEWSWHDQVDIARKGNSKGKRLTQFVESQGGSMRDVIAFGDNYNDISMLEAAGTGVAMGNADDAVKARANVVIGDNTTDSIAQYIYTHLL, from the coding sequence ATGACCTCGCGTGTGATTGCACTGGATTTAGACGGTACACTGCTAACCCCTCAAAAAACCCTGCTTCCCTCTTCGCTTGAAGCACTTAAACGTGCCCAGGAAGCGGGATATCAACTCCTGATCGTCACGGGTCGACATCACGTTGCCATTCATCCTTTTTATCAGGCACTGGCGTTAGATACACCTGCAATTTGTTGTAACGGGACTTATTTGTATGATTATCAAACAAAAAAGGTTCTTGAGTCCGATCCGCTGCCTGTCACTCAGGCGCTGCAACTGATTGACCTGCTGGATGAACACGCCGTACACGGGCTGATGTACGTTGACGATGCCATGCTGTATGAACGCCCAACCGGGCATGTGATCCGCACCCGCAACTGGGCGCTGACGCTGCCTGAAGCCCAGCGCCCGGTGTTTACCCAGGTGTCTACTTTGCGTGAGTCCGCGCAGGAGGTGAACGCTATCTGGAAATTCGCGTTGACGGATGAAAACACGCAAAAGCTGAATGAATTCGCGGCGCATGTGGAGCAAACGCTGGGGCTGGCGTGCGAGTGGTCGTGGCACGATCAGGTGGATATCGCCCGCAAAGGCAACAGCAAAGGCAAACGTTTGACGCAGTTTGTCGAATCTCAGGGCGGTTCAATGCGCGATGTGATTGCTTTTGGCGATAACTATAACGACATCAGCATGCTGGAAGCGGCGGGTACGGGCGTGGCAATGGGCAATGCTGACGACGCGGTGAAAGCGCGCGCTAACGTGGTGATTGGGGACAACACCACCGATAGCATCGCGCAGTATATTTATACTCACCTGCTGTAA
- the ybhT gene encoding Protein of uncharacterised function (DUF2592)., producing MLELLKSLVFAVIMVPVVMAIILGAIYGLGEVFNVFSNIGHKDQPKKQH from the coding sequence ATGTTAGAGTTGTTGAAAAGTCTGGTATTCGCCGTGATCATGGTACCCGTAGTGATGGCCATCATCCTCGGCGCCATCTACGGCCTGGGTGAAGTGTTCAACGTATTTTCGAACATCGGTCATAAAGACCAGCCTAAAAAGCAGCATTGA
- the modE gene encoding DNA-binding transcriptional regulator ModE produces the protein MQAEILLTLRLQQKLFADPRRIALLKQIEQTGSISQGAKNAGISYKSAWDAINEMNTLSEQTLVDRATGGKGGGGAVLTRYGQRLIKLYDLLAQIQQKAFDVLSDDDALPLDSLLAAISRFSLQTSARNQWFGTVTARDRAQVQQHVDILLADGTTRLKVAITAQSGERLGLDEGKEVLVLLKAPWVNITRDAEQAKTADNQLRGTISQIERGEEQSEVLMTLPDGQILCATIPAAAADDLTEGVDVTAYFNADRVIIATLC, from the coding sequence ATGCAGGCCGAAATTCTCCTTACCCTTCGACTTCAGCAGAAGCTTTTCGCCGATCCGCGCCGCATTGCCCTGCTTAAACAAATAGAGCAAACCGGCTCAATTAGCCAGGGCGCGAAAAACGCCGGTATCAGCTATAAGAGCGCGTGGGACGCCATCAATGAGATGAACACCCTGAGCGAGCAAACGCTGGTCGACAGAGCGACAGGCGGCAAAGGGGGCGGTGGCGCGGTGTTAACGCGTTACGGTCAGCGTCTGATTAAGCTGTACGATTTGCTGGCCCAGATTCAGCAAAAAGCCTTCGATGTCCTGAGCGATGACGATGCCCTTCCGCTCGATAGCCTGCTGGCAGCCATCTCTCGCTTCTCACTGCAAACCAGCGCGCGCAATCAGTGGTTTGGCACCGTGACGGCGCGCGATCGCGCGCAGGTACAACAGCACGTGGATATTCTTCTCGCCGATGGCACCACGCGCCTGAAAGTGGCAATTACGGCGCAAAGCGGTGAACGACTCGGGCTCGACGAAGGCAAAGAAGTGCTGGTGCTGCTCAAAGCACCGTGGGTGAATATCACACGCGATGCGGAACAGGCCAAAACGGCGGATAACCAACTGCGCGGCACGATAAGCCAGATAGAACGCGGCGAAGAGCAGTCGGAAGTGCTAATGACCTTACCGGACGGACAGATCCTGTGCGCGACGATCCCCGCCGCTGCTGCAGACGATTTAACAGAAGGTGTCGACGTCACCGCATATTTCAATGCTGACCGGGTGATTATCGCCACGTTGTGCTGA
- the modA gene encoding molybdate transporter periplasmic protein: MARILLRLLAGATLTLSLAGHALAEENKITVFAAASLTNAMQDIAAQYKKEKNVDVVSSFASSSTLARQIEAGAPADLFISADQKWMDYAVEKKSIDAATRETLLGNSLVVIAPKASAQGEIAISKETNWASLLKDGRLAVGDPDHVPAGIYAKEALQKLGAWDTLSPKLAPAEDVRGALALVERNEAPLGIVYGSDAVASKGVKVVGTFPEDSHRKVEYPIAIVDGHKNATVSAFFDYLKGPEASATFKRYGFTTH, from the coding sequence ATGGCACGTATATTATTACGCCTTCTTGCAGGGGCAACGTTGACGCTTTCTCTCGCCGGGCATGCACTGGCAGAAGAAAACAAAATCACGGTCTTTGCCGCGGCATCGCTGACCAATGCGATGCAGGATATTGCGGCGCAGTACAAGAAAGAGAAAAACGTCGATGTGGTCTCTTCTTTTGCCTCGTCGTCAACGCTGGCGCGTCAGATTGAAGCAGGGGCCCCGGCCGATCTGTTTATTTCTGCCGACCAGAAATGGATGGATTATGCGGTCGAGAAGAAATCTATCGACGCCGCAACCCGTGAAACGCTGCTGGGCAACAGCCTGGTGGTTATCGCGCCTAAAGCGAGCGCACAGGGCGAGATCGCGATTTCTAAAGAGACCAACTGGGCCAGCCTGCTGAAAGACGGGCGTCTGGCGGTGGGCGATCCGGATCATGTTCCAGCCGGGATTTACGCTAAAGAAGCGCTGCAAAAACTGGGTGCCTGGGATACATTATCCCCGAAACTGGCACCCGCTGAAGATGTGCGCGGTGCGCTGGCTCTGGTGGAGCGTAATGAAGCCCCTCTGGGCATCGTTTACGGCTCTGATGCAGTTGCCAGTAAGGGCGTGAAAGTGGTCGGTACGTTCCCTGAAGACTCTCATAGGAAAGTCGAGTACCCGATTGCGATTGTTGATGGACACAAAAATGCGACGGTCAGCGCCTTCTTTGACTATCTGAAGGGGCCTGAAGCGTCAGCAACCTTTAAACGTTATGGATTTACGACTCACTGA
- the xylG_2 gene encoding molybdenum transport ATP-binding protein ModF, translating into MSSLHISQGTFRLSDTQTLALPDITLRAGESWAFVGTNGSGKSALARALAGELTQLKGERRCEFTRLTRLSFEQLQKLVSDEWQRNNTDLLSPGEEDTGRTTAQIIQDEIKDDARCRQLAEQFGISALLDRRFKYLSTGETRKTLLCQALMSAPDLLILDEPFDGLDVQSRAQLASLLATLNQEGYTLVLVLNRFDEIPDFVQFAGVLADCTLVETGDKTALLQQALISQLAHSEKLDGIALPEPDAPAAQHELDRHQPRIQLRNGVVSYDDRPILDQLTWTVNPHEHWQITGPNGAGKSTLLSLITGDHPQGYSNDLTLFGRRRGSGETIWDIKKHIGYVSSSLHLDYRVSTTVRNVILSGYFDSIGIYQAVSDRQHKLAQQWLDILGMDKRVADAPFHSLSWGQQRLALIVRALVKHPTLLILDEPLQGLDPLNRQLVRRFVDILISEGETQLLFVSHHAEDAPSCITHRLAFVPEGECYRYALTRIN; encoded by the coding sequence ATGTCATCATTGCATATTTCGCAAGGCACGTTTCGTCTTAGCGACACTCAAACGCTGGCCCTTCCTGATATCACTTTGCGCGCAGGCGAAAGCTGGGCGTTTGTGGGCACTAACGGTAGCGGAAAATCTGCACTCGCACGCGCGCTGGCGGGCGAACTCACACAGCTGAAAGGCGAACGCCGGTGCGAATTTACGCGCCTGACACGCCTCTCATTCGAGCAGTTGCAAAAACTGGTCAGTGACGAATGGCAGCGCAACAACACCGATCTGCTCAGTCCCGGCGAAGAGGATACTGGCCGTACCACGGCGCAGATCATTCAGGACGAGATCAAAGACGACGCCCGCTGCCGACAGCTGGCGGAACAGTTCGGTATCTCCGCGCTGCTGGATCGACGCTTTAAATATCTCTCCACGGGGGAAACCCGTAAAACCCTGCTCTGCCAGGCACTGATGAGCGCCCCTGACCTGCTGATTCTGGATGAGCCTTTCGACGGCCTGGATGTGCAATCTCGTGCGCAGCTGGCATCTCTGTTAGCCACGCTGAATCAGGAGGGTTACACCCTGGTGTTGGTGTTGAACCGTTTTGATGAGATCCCCGATTTTGTGCAATTTGCTGGCGTGCTGGCGGATTGCACGCTGGTGGAAACCGGCGATAAAACAGCGCTGCTACAACAAGCCCTGATCTCGCAGCTGGCACACAGCGAAAAGCTGGACGGCATCGCACTCCCGGAACCGGACGCCCCTGCGGCTCAGCACGAATTAGACCGCCACCAGCCGCGTATTCAATTGCGCAATGGCGTCGTGTCGTATGACGATCGCCCTATTCTTGATCAGCTCACCTGGACCGTGAATCCGCACGAGCACTGGCAAATCACCGGCCCCAACGGCGCAGGAAAATCGACGCTCCTGAGCCTGATCACGGGCGATCATCCCCAGGGGTATAGCAACGATTTAACCCTGTTTGGCCGCCGTCGCGGGAGCGGTGAAACCATCTGGGATATCAAGAAACATATTGGCTACGTCAGCAGCAGCCTGCATCTGGACTACCGCGTCAGCACCACCGTGCGGAACGTGATTTTGTCAGGCTATTTCGACTCTATCGGAATTTATCAGGCGGTTTCTGACAGGCAACATAAGCTGGCGCAGCAATGGCTGGATATTCTGGGCATGGATAAACGCGTGGCGGATGCGCCGTTTCACAGTTTGTCGTGGGGACAGCAGCGTCTGGCGCTCATTGTGCGCGCGCTGGTTAAGCACCCTACCCTGCTGATCCTCGACGAACCGCTGCAGGGTCTGGACCCGCTTAACCGACAATTAGTCCGTCGCTTTGTGGATATTCTGATTAGCGAAGGTGAAACGCAGCTGTTGTTTGTTTCACACCATGCAGAAGACGCCCCATCTTGCATTACCCATCGCCTGGCCTTTGTGCCGGAAGGTGAATGCTATCGCTACGCGTTAACCCGTATTAACTAA
- the pgl gene encoding 6-phosphogluconolactonase, protein MKQTVYTASPESQQIHVWRLNTEGSLTLVQVVDVPGQVQPMVVSPDKRFLYVGVRPEFRVLAYRISPDDGTLTYTAEAPLPGSPTHISTDRQGRFLFSGSYNAGSVSVTRLEEGIPVETVDIVEGLEGCHSANISPDNRTLWVPALKQDRICLFTLSDDGHLQAQNPAEVTTVEGAGPRHMVFHPNQQYAYVVNELNSSVDVWELRNPNGQIECIQTLDMMPADFADTRWAADIHITPDGRHLYACDRTSSLITVFSISEDGSVLAIEGFQPTETQPRGFNIDNSGKFLIAAGQKSHHIALYEIKGVQGLLEEKGRYAVGQGPMWVVVNAH, encoded by the coding sequence ATGAAACAAACCGTTTATACCGCCAGTCCTGAAAGCCAGCAGATCCACGTCTGGCGTCTGAATACCGAAGGCTCGCTCACGCTGGTGCAGGTTGTCGATGTGCCTGGGCAAGTTCAGCCAATGGTCGTCAGTCCGGATAAACGTTTTTTGTATGTTGGCGTGCGTCCTGAATTCCGCGTTCTGGCTTACCGCATTTCCCCGGACGATGGCACGCTGACCTACACCGCCGAAGCGCCACTGCCGGGCAGCCCGACGCATATCTCCACCGATCGTCAGGGTCGTTTCCTTTTCAGCGGATCTTACAATGCGGGCAGCGTCAGCGTGACGCGTCTGGAAGAGGGCATTCCGGTTGAAACCGTGGATATTGTCGAAGGGCTGGAAGGCTGTCACTCCGCGAATATCTCTCCGGATAACCGCACGCTGTGGGTTCCCGCGCTGAAGCAGGATCGCATTTGCCTGTTCACGCTCAGCGACGACGGCCACCTGCAGGCGCAGAACCCGGCAGAGGTCACCACCGTGGAGGGCGCAGGTCCGCGTCACATGGTGTTCCACCCGAATCAGCAGTACGCCTACGTGGTAAATGAGCTAAACAGCTCCGTTGACGTGTGGGAACTGCGCAATCCAAACGGCCAGATCGAGTGCATCCAGACGCTGGATATGATGCCTGCGGACTTTGCCGACACCCGCTGGGCGGCAGATATTCATATCACCCCGGATGGCCGTCATCTGTACGCCTGCGATCGCACTTCGAGTCTGATCACCGTGTTCAGCATCTCTGAAGACGGCAGCGTGCTGGCAATCGAAGGCTTCCAGCCAACCGAAACCCAGCCGCGCGGCTTTAATATCGATAACAGCGGCAAATTCCTGATTGCGGCGGGGCAGAAATCCCATCACATCGCGCTGTATGAAATTAAAGGCGTACAGGGACTGCTGGAAGAGAAAGGTCGCTATGCGGTTGGT
- the modB gene encoding molybdate ABC transporter, permease protein: MILTDPEWQAVILSLKVSSLAVAFSLPFGIFFAWLLVRCQFPGKALLDSVLHLPLVLPPVVVGYLLLIAMGRRGFIGEWLYDWFGLTLAFTWRGAVLAAAVMSFPLMVRAIRLALEAVDIKLEHAARTLGAGRWRVFFTITLPLTLPGIIVGTVLAFARSLGEFGATITFVSNIPGETRTIPSAMYTLIQTPGGEGAAARLCIISIVLALVSLLVSEWLARLSRERMGK, from the coding sequence ATGATATTGACCGATCCTGAATGGCAGGCTGTGATTCTCAGCCTTAAAGTCTCTTCCCTGGCCGTTGCCTTTAGTTTGCCCTTTGGGATCTTTTTTGCCTGGCTGCTGGTTCGCTGCCAGTTTCCGGGCAAAGCGTTGCTCGACAGTGTTCTTCATCTTCCCCTGGTGTTGCCGCCGGTAGTGGTTGGCTATTTACTGCTGATCGCCATGGGACGCCGCGGTTTTATCGGCGAATGGCTGTATGACTGGTTTGGCCTGACGCTGGCATTTACCTGGCGCGGTGCGGTGCTGGCAGCAGCAGTGATGTCCTTCCCGCTGATGGTGCGGGCGATTCGCCTCGCGCTGGAAGCGGTGGATATCAAACTGGAGCACGCCGCGCGTACGCTCGGTGCCGGGCGCTGGCGCGTCTTCTTCACCATCACGCTCCCGCTGACCCTGCCGGGAATTATTGTCGGCACGGTGCTGGCTTTTGCCCGTTCGCTCGGCGAATTCGGCGCGACCATCACGTTTGTGTCAAACATTCCTGGCGAAACCCGCACCATCCCTTCTGCCATGTATACCCTGATTCAGACCCCTGGCGGCGAAGGCGCAGCGGCGCGACTGTGCATTATTTCCATCGTCCTGGCGCTGGTGTCGCTGTTGGTTTCTGAATGGCTGGCGCGTCTTAGCCGCGAGCGGATGGGGAAATAA